From Ovis aries strain OAR_USU_Benz2616 breed Rambouillet chromosome 25, ARS-UI_Ramb_v3.0, whole genome shotgun sequence:
aaccagtctgttgttccatgtccagttctaactgttgcttcctgacctgcatacagatttctcaagaggcaggtcaggtggtttggtattcccatctctttcagaattttccacagtttattgtgatccatacagtcaaaggcttaggcatagtcaataaagcagaaatagatgtttttctggaactctcttgctttttcgatgatccatcggatgttggcaatttgatctctggttcctctgccttttctaaaaccagcttgaacatcaggaagttcacggttcacgtattgctgaagcctggcctggaggattttgagcattactttactagcatgtgagatgagtgcaattgtgcggtagtttgagcattctatggcattgcctttctttgggattggaatgaaaactgaccttttccagtcctgtggccactgctgagttttccaaatgtgctggcatattgagtgcagcactttcacagcatcatcgttcaggatttgaaacagctcaaatggaattccatcacctcctctagctttgttcatagggatgctttccaaggcccacttgacttcacattccaggatgtctggctctagatgagtgatcacaccatcgtgattatctgggtcctgaagatcttttttgtacagttcttctgtgtattcttgccacctcttcttaatatcttctgcttctgttaggtccataccatttctgtcctttatcaagcccatctttgcatgaaatgttcccttggtatctctcattttcttgaagagatccttagtttttcccattctgttcttttcctctatttctttgcactgattgctgaagaagtctttcttatctctttttgctattctctggaactctgcattcagatgcttatatctttccttttcttctttgcttttcacttctcttcttttcacagctatttgtaaggcctccccagatagctatttgtaaggcctccccagacagccattttgcttttttgtatttcttttccatggagatggtcttgatccctgtctcctgtacagtgtcacgaacctcattccatagttcatcaggtactctatctatcagatctaggcccttaaatctatttctcacttccactgtataatcataagggatttgatttaggtcatacctgaatggtctagcggttttccctactttcttcgatttaagtctgaatttggcaataaggtgttcatgatctgagccacagtcagctcctggtcttgtttttgttgcctgtatagagcttctccatctttggctgcagagaatataatcaatctgatttcggtgttgactatctggtgatgtccatgtgtagagtcttctcttgtgttgttggaagagggtgtttgctatgagcagtgcattttcttggcaaaactctattagtctttgccctgcttcattccgtattccaaggccaaatttgcctgttactccaggtgtttcttgacttcctacttttgcattccagtcccctataatgaaaaggacatcttttttgggtgttagttctaaaaggtcttgtaggtcttcatagaaccgttcaatttcagcttcttcagtgttactggttggggcatacacttggattactgtcatattgagtggtttgccttggaaatgaacagagatcattctgtcgtttttgagattgcatccaagtactgcatttcggactcttttttgttgaccatggtggctactccattttttctgagggattcctgcccgcagtagtagatataatggccatctgagttaaattcacccattccagtccattttagttcgctgattcctagaatgtcaatcttcactcttgccatctcttatttgaccactttgaacttgccttgattcatggacctgacattccaggttcctatgcaatattgctctttacagcatcggaccttgcttctatcaccagtcacatccacagctgggtattgtttttgctttggctccatcccttcattctttctggagttatttctccactgatctccagtagcatattgggcacctgctgacctggggagttcccctttcagtatcctatcattttgccttttcatactgttcatggggttctcaaggcaagaatactgaagtggcttgccattcccttctccagtgggccacattctgtcagacctctccaccatgacccacccgtcttgggttgccccacgggcatggcttggtttcattgagtttgacaaggctgtggtcctagtgtgattagattgtctagttttctgtgagtatggtttcagtctgtctgccctctgatgccttcttgcaacacctaacatcttacttgggtttctcttaccttgggcgtggggtatcacTTCACGGCTGCTGCAGCAAATCAGTCATCACTATTAATCTCAAATCTTTCCACCTTACTGCTTTTTTAAgtgggaagaaataaaaggaagcatTGCCAAAGTTGATTAAATGGTGACTTATCTGTTAATGTCGCATGAGGACTTGGCCTCAGGATGAACAGTGTTCTTGTTGAAATAAATACTGCATTGTACATCTCTTATTCTTTAATCATATTATTAGATTAAAAGATCTAGAAAAAGGTAAACATAGcattcaagaaaatatttacagcatttaaatataaagaaagataTTCTTGGATTAAGTGGATAGATTAATGTGTTATCCTAGTTACATTTTTCCATTTAGAAAACAGTTGAGTTCGGCTTCTCAGTGAATCATGAATCTATGCTTTGTGACAGATAACACAATAATatggtactttaaaaaattacgtGAACTTAAAAGTGTTTTTTATCTGCTAAAATGCATCCCATGAAATATttctcacgtgtgtgtgtgtgtatgtgtgtgtatgtgtgtgtatcacacacagaaacacagaaacacactGATCTCTGTGGGAAAACGGTAAAGCAGCAGCGTCTTATTACAGGAAGACTGAGTCAGAAACCTCTTTCATTCAATACGGAGAATTTAAAATGCCAGGAGATAGAATGAGAAGTAGTTGAAGTATTAGAAGATGAGCAGGAACAGAATATACTTGAGTCATTCCGCCCAACTCCAAGGGGGGCCGGCGGAAATCTGCACTCGGCCCTCTTTCTCAGGTGTGGTTAACCTCCAGACGAGCGCCTTCGCGCGCTAAAGTCCTGTCGCCTAATGTGGATAAGCCTGGTGCAGTAAGGCCTGTTGTTGGTGCCTGGGGAAGCAGCAGGAAGTCGTATAAAGAATAGGCTTTGGAACCAGAGAGACGAAGGATTTTAATCTTAGACGCCTCGTTTACGAGCTCTGATTTTACTAAGTATCGAACAGAATCATTTAACTTCTCTCAGCTGCAGGTTCCTCACTTATAAAAATGGGATATAATTTCACTTTGTGTAGATTTTGTGAGGATTAGAACTATTATGTGGAAAGCGCCTGGCAGATTAGGCGTTCAGTAAATAGTAGCAGTGTTAATGCGGTCTTAAGTCATTGTGCCAGTGTTAATTTTAGGCTCGACGCCTCTGGCATTTAGGTAGCAATGATAGTCGCAGGTCAAGCCGAGGAACCGAATTGACTGTGGAGACCAGTCCCGTCGGTGTCCCTCCTGATGCCCGTTGTCGCTGTGTAGTGTGGTTACCCCATGATTCCGGAACGTCACCAGTTTCACACTTAGTTCCCTGAATGTAAATTTTAGGGATGGACATAGCCACTCTCAGCCTCACCTTTGTGTGATGGTAACATGTCCTTCAGAAGTGGTGTGGGATATGCCTTGTTAGGGCCATCTTAGGTTGTTCCCGTTTCTTAGCAATCATAGAACAGGAAATCTTCTTATTCTCATACTGCTTTAGCATGGATGCTTCAGTTCTGCTGTAGGACACTGGACGCAGTGCCTAATACGCATTCTGCTATGCTCTATTTAACATTGCAGTCATTCTTCAAATCACTGAGATTATGTAACCATTTAAGCTTTCCCATTGTTGAAAAAGTTGAATGAAATTACAGTTATTTGTGttctagcaaacatttattaaatgtttaataaatctagcaaacatttattaaatatgtgccaggcattgtgccagCTGCTAAGACTGGGCAGATGAAAAAAGCCCGGTATTAATGCCTGCTCTCAACTTGCTCACATATAGGGGagtcagagggaagacagacgcAGAATAGTGGGACAGTGTGCGAGTAGCATTATGTTGCGGCATTTGCAGCCAGAAGGGGTTCCAGATAATGAAATGAATAACTGTTATTGTGATTGGTGAGTGATCGGAGTGTTTCACATTTGTAATAATTTGCCATGATGTGACCGAAGTGTGTCTTTTCACTGTAAAATCTGTGCTGTTGTGAGTGGTTCCGTTTCCAAACAGAGTCTTCACTTATGGGATATTGAGTTTAAAGAAAAGCTCAGTCGTACTAGATTTTTGATAAAGCTAAAGCACGACATTTATCCCCATCTATCTTTTCTCACAAGAAATACGGTTTTGAAGCACACGTGCCTTGGACTTCCCTTGAGAAAACGAGCCTATCCCGTCGTTAGTCCCATCTGTAGCTTCGTGTTGTCCTTGAACGTTTTTAGTAATTGGGGGCCCAGGTGCATTTCAACAGCAATTGTCATTTTCTTTGCAGTAGTGGTTCTGTGTATAGCTTGTGTGCTGACGAAGATGAGGAAATAGAGCCTTCTCCTTCTGGGCAACAGATAATTGAAAATTCAATCACTATGAATAAGATGAAGCTGCTGAAGGCTAAGATGGAGACCATGAACCTCAGCAAAAAGGTGAAGCTTGGCCGGGCCTCGCGTCGGCGCTCCCTGCGGGGCTCGCGGCTCGGAGGCCTGCTGGTAATCGTTGGGGAGAAAAGCCGTATAAGATACTCACCTCGAGTTTCTGACCTCACTTACTGCAGCATTAACTgcagagaattgatgtttttcagtGTATTTAATGTGATGATATTGCACTCGGAATAACCCATGGCTTTAAGAAATGTCATGATTCTAGAACTAAGAAGGATAACGAAAGAGAGCCTAACCTTAATTTTGCAAGTTACTGTTTAAGATGCTGTTAATATTTACTGATTATGGACAGGTCTGTCTGGGTGTTGATAGGAATGTTTAGCTATCCTAGATATTGtcaattttccaaaataattggATGAATTCTCTCCAGTAGTGAATGAGAGTTACAGTTTCCCTGGACTCCTACCAGCATTTGATCTGcttcttctgcttatttttgtcACTCTCATTGGTGTGTAGTGGCGTTACATTATAgttctaattttcatttctctgattaataAAGTAGAGTacctttcatatatttattgggtATTTGGGTATCCTTTTTGTAAAAATGTGCATTCAGtttttttgcccatttaaaaaattgaattgtgTTCACTTTGCTTACTGATTTTTTGGaggtttttatatattctgtattttaGTTCTTTGTCATATGCCTAGCACTACTCTAtcactttgcttttctctctgttggtaacttcttctttattgaaatatactatgtacataaaataaaattcacaggtGTTTAATGTAGCTTGatgaatttttacatttatatgcaGTTATGTAGGTACAACTCAAATTAAACTAGGACCTGTTTTTCGCTGCAGGTTTTCTCGTAGCCTTTCCCAGTCGGTGCCTGCCTTTCCCTACTCCCCAGATAACTGCTGTTCTTAGCTGTGTCGTCACAAACTAGCGTCTGCTGTTCCTGAACGCGGCATAGAAGATGTCATGTGcaacttactttctttttttcggTCTGGTCTCTTTTGCTCCACGTAATGCTTTTGGAGTTCATCCGTTTGTTGCGTGAATCGGTCCGTTCTCTTTTTACTGCTGTGCACTAATCCATTGTGTGACTATACAGGCATACCTCGGAGACACTGCAGATTTGGTTCCAGACCGCCACAATAAAGCGAGTATCACAATAAAGCGAGTATCACAATAAAGCGAGTATCACAATAAAGCGAGTCACACggattttttggtttcccagtgcatataaaatttatatttacactATACTATAGTCTGTTTAGTGTACAATAGCGTTCTgtctaaaaaacaatgtacataccttaattgaaaatatttattgctaaaaaatgctagccatcatctgagccttcagtgagttgtagtagtaacatcaaagatcactgatcacagatcaccagaagaaatataatagtaataatgaaaaagcCTGAAATACtacaagaattaccaaaatgtgacccaGAGATGCAAAGTGAGCAGATGCTGTTGGAAGGATGGCGTCAATCTAGACTTGCTCCACGCGGGGTCGCAGCGAACCTTCAGCCTGTGGAAGAGCACTATCTGCCCAGTGCAGTGAGCCGAGGTATGCCTGTACCCCGCTGCGTCTGTCTGCTTGTGACACTCGTGGCTTTCATCACCAAAGCTGCTTCGAGCGTCCTTTGTGCGCGCCCTTGGTGGACACGTGCACTCTCTTCTCTGGGGCCGGTAGCCGGGAGTGGGCGTGCAGAGCACTTCTGGGCCCTTGATTCTGTGCTGTTGGCCACTGTGTATGCCAGTGCCACACTCTTCTGGTTGCTGAGCTTTGCAATAGGTTTTGAAGTCAGGAAGTGTGAGGCCTGCAACTTTGTTCTTTATCAAGATTATTTTGACTCTTTGGAGTTCCTTGTGGTCACTTAAGAATTTTAGGATGGATGATTCTatttttgcaaaaaagaaaaaatccattgggattttgatagggattatattTAATCTTTAGATCCATGTGACTCATGGCTCTGAACTCCTTTGTTTACAAATATGTGGAatattgtatatcttttttgttgatttgtattttaatatCACTGTAGTCAGAGAACAGATGATTTCAGACCTTTGAAATAAGCTGAGGATTGGTTTGTGACTAAGCATACTGGAATATGCCACTTGGGAAGACTGTAGTCTAGTcactgcgtgcgtgcgtgcgtgtgtgcgtgtgcgtgtgcgtgcgtgtgtgtgtgtgcgtgtgtgcgtgcgtgtgtgtggcCTGCATATATCAGTTAGACAAGTGTTATTTGTGGTGTTTGGACTTCTGGAGACtttctgatttttgtgtgtgtctgttcatCAGTTATTGAGGGAAGTTCACTAGAAATCTCCCCTTTGGTTATgaatttgtgtttcttcttttagtatgtttatttttgctttatatattttgaaactgTCAAACTAGGTCAGATGATCTAGTACAGATTTGTATGATATCCAAGGAATTACGGTATCTGTCTTGTAGTttgtattattataaatattgctatttattattataaaatgtttgttttgtaaTGCACTTGTCTTAAAAgctattttgtctaatattagTATAGCTAAGcgagctttcttttgatttatatttctgtcataTATCCTTTCTGTTTTATTACTTTTACTCCTTCTATGTTTCTATATTTAAGAGTTTTTCTTATAATCAATGGATGGtggattttttattatttttttatccagACTGACAGGCTTCCATTCTGTAACATTGAATATAATTACCAGTACGTGTGAATTTGTATCGtttactgtttgttttctgtttaaccGCTTGtcttatgtttctttttcctctctctctttccctttctttaatctactttttgtttttcagtttttatccTATTGTTATTATTAGTTTTTTCAAATGGGTACTCTAGAGATTATTTGTACCTTCTTGACTATagtataataaaaatgatttttacccCTTTTCTTTTAATGCTATAATCTTAGAACAGTAACTCCAGTTACACATGTGAACATCTTTTGTGTCGTTTTGTCCTGCATTTTAATTTACGTATATTTTGAACACCTCAAGTTGTTTTATATTGCCAATACTATTTATATTTATCCACCTATTTACCTTTTCTGTTGCTCTTTATTCTTTCCTGCAATTACTTGCTTCCTTTAAAGATTATTCTCCTTCTTCTGAATCTtctagtgccttttttttttcatttatgcctCTTGGCAATTAAATCTCTCAGTCTTTGTCTGAATTCTTACTTtgcctttttttattttgaaaaatgttcagtCATTTAGAAATGTTGTATTTGTGAACATCCATGGAAATTTTACCTAGATTCAACAGTTAACATTGTTTCCACAtttgctttctctgttttttttttacctgattCATTTGGGAGTTCAGTTTTCCCCCTAAATATTCAGTATATAACTCCTAAGAATAGAGTCTTCTCCTATATAACTGCAATACAGTTAACATACACATAATTTGTCACTGATACACATTATATAATCTATATTCATATTTCATTTCTCAATAATGTATTTGCTAGCATTAGgttctattttgattttttgttcttttcaatttGAGATCCAATCAAGAATCATGTGTTGTATTTAGTTGTAATGCTTTCTTGGTCTGCTTTTTTATGCAGAATTATTTCTTAgcctttttttaaacattcatgtCAGATAGTTTTGGAGTGTTGGTTAGTTTTGTAGAATGTCCTCAGTTTGAATTTATCTTACTGTTCTATCGTGATTAGATGCAAGTCAGACATTTTTGGCTGGATATCACATTACCTCATCCTCTTATATTTCTAGGTTGGGAGTCTCGGTATTTCATCAGGTATTCCATTCTTTGTCATGCTCATATCAGTCCATATCCGAAAGATAAGTGCTAAGgcttgatatttttaattttcaactttAACCATACATCATGAATTGTTGTGACACTTCTGTTAAAATCAACTATATTGGGAACCCCTAGACCACTCCTAGATTTGATGGTTTGCTTAAAAGACTCACAGGACTAGCATATCGTTTTACTCATGGTTAAGATTTATTTTAGCAAAAGGGTACAAAGcaaaatcagcaaagggaaaaggagCATGGTGGGTGAAGTATAGAGGAAATCAGGTACAAAGTTTCCCAGTGAAGTCTCATAAGATGTATATAATTATTTGTCAGTGAGCTTTATCAGCACATGTGGAATGCTGTCTACTAGGGAAGCTCATTAAAGACTTTGTGCCCAGGGATGTCATTAGGAGTTCTTAATGAAGGCACCCTCTGCCTAGCATGTGCCAAAATTCCAGACTCCCAGAAGAAAAGTCAATGTTCAGCATAAACCGTATTGCTTGCACAAACAAGTAAGGCACAGTGAGTGTCTCTTACAAGTTAGGGTAGCAGGAACCTTCTTGAAATACAAGTTTCTAGAAGCCAGCCAAGGGCCAGACTTGGCAAGCAGGCGTTTTCAAGGAGAGCAGTTTAGGTCATCTATTAACTCTGTTCTGCAGTAGCTACCTATCCAAACACTTGACTCATCTTACTAGGAAAAGTTGTTGGGGATCTGAAATAGGTCAGCTATGCCATATCTAATATAATCAATTTTCTTCTcaacaaaactgacaaataatCAATGgtgatgaaaaacaaaattggTTTTCTTTTAACATTGTTGGAAATTATACTCAATGAGGAAAGAGCAAAATTCTTCTCAATCGTAAGcttaagattttaatatttttaaatattttagattgaGGTAATCCAAATGCCAATATGTCAGTAACCTTTTCTTACTTGGATAATTTTTGTTATTGGGTGGAGAAAATGGTTGTGTAAAGAATTACGCATGCATTCCTCTCTTCTAGCCTAAGAAAGCTGTCAAGGTCAAACCTCGTCCACCCATAGCTCCTCGACCTTCCAGTAGCTCCACAGCAGCTGCTCGCCGGAGATTGTTGAGAGTTCTTCCGCACATTGGGCAATCTTGTCTACCTTCTCCTGGGGGCGCATGTCTGCCTGCCTCAGCCAGCAGAGCAGCTGCAAGTTCGGCAGCTCCGCCCCCTGCTGATAGGCCCGTATCATCTGTCACTGGTGATTTTCTCAAGGAAGGTGGAAACTGGGAGAGTTACACGCTGCCTCGTTCCAGTAGTGGCCTCAAACTGCCATCCCAGATGCCTCCCACGGAGTCTGAAACTGACAAAGAGCGTGCTGACACTGTTCGCCAGCTTGGGTCGTCCCTGCCTAGGCGGACAAAGCGCTTTTCGGGAAAGCTGTCCGCTAACAACGAGGATGACACTGGCTTATTTCCAGCCGCAGAAGGGTGTGTCACCGAAGAGCCGCTTCCACCTGAAGCGGGTTCGTCCGCTTCCCTTACAGAAGGGAGTGCTGGTGAGCAGAGCAGTGGCGTGGGAGGCACGCGCAGGGGAAACCTGGAGTCCTCGCTCCTTAATGCGGATAGAGGCTCGAAAGCTAGAGAGCAGCATCTCAAGCACGCTGCGAAAGTGTTGAACGGTGAGTCAGAGGCTTCAGTTCTCAGCCACCGTGAATTAAGTCCTCACAAGAACAGACTCTTATCACCTCTTCGCTGTTCTGCACCGACGTCACTCCATAATTCTCTGGCGAAACCACAGAGACAGTCCAAATGTTTTGAGTCTGGGAGCCTCCAGTCTTCTGCTTCACAAAACGTGCTTCGGTCATTGGATGTTCGAAATATAACTGATCCTTCTTTCTCTAGGACTACTCGCTTTCGAGCCGTTAAAGTTGATTCAACTGGTAAAAGATCTGATATTATTTCTAAAGTTGAGGCTCGGGATATCACAGAAATGGCTAACAGGGCATCCAAAGAGCCTGTGGGTTTTGTAAATAATATAGGTTTTCTTGCTTCGCTGGCCCGGAGTGCAAGCAGAGACAGCTTACAGAGTGCACGTGGGGCAGGCAGGCTGCGGACCTCTGGAATTGGGCTGTCTACAAACCTCGAGCATTTTCAGGAAGAGAGCCTTAGGAGAAGTTCTCCTCAGTCAGAaactacagaattttttttagtaAGTATTTGCCTTTCAGTGTGTTCTGCTAGTTATCCTTGTAGTGATTCAGGgtactttgttttttgtttacatGTTAAATAAAGAGGTCTAAGGTTGAATTCTTTTCATAACTTCCTCTTCAAATGTCTTTCTAGTTTATAGAAAATTTTTTGACagttgaattttaaataatgttttagttCTAAATTTAGAACTATAATTTGAaagtagttttttattttaattttaaacaatttatcatatatttaaaaatgctaaatattttaattaatgtttttccctaataagaaattttatttgagccatCAGATTTTACTCTCTTCCATCCAAGTTCTAACCAGACCTGACCTTACTTAGCTTCCAAGATCAGACAGGATCAGGCACATTCAGAGTCATGCGGCCATAGACAACGTTTACTCTCTTGAAGGTAAAGAATAAGCACAATATTGATGGATGTGACAGTCAGGTCTCAGGTTAATTTACttaaaaagagattaaataatttaaaatgaaagttcATCACCATTTTTGTCataaaatattatgattttaTGTTAGGTGATCTCTCCTCTGTTTTCCATTAACTCACCTCTATAgatgttttgtgttttaattgtAGTCTGCCCGTGGTATTGGAATGAATGGAAATAATACAACGTCAGGGAAAAGAGTAGGTAAGCTACAGATAATTTTGAAAACAATATAAGGCTAATAATCATAGCATTATGCATACTGTGAATTAGAATTTTCAAAGAGCAATGGGAAGAACATTCTCTGTGGTATATGCAGAGGAAACTTCCTTAGACTTTGTTCCACTG
This genomic window contains:
- the ZFAND4 gene encoding AN1-type zinc finger protein 4 isoform X2; this encodes MGNRKDPPFFNEDNVGPFCYRLPFYDTMELFIETLTGTCFELRVSPFEAIISVKAKIQRLEDNHLAEKARPEESGITEISLHQLMSLEASAAGIPICQQHLIWNNMELEDDYCLNYYNISEGCTLKLVLAMRGGPINTSRVPVEDPLKEMAEYMESSRDEVWEKTSCNKQVTLLVYQEGDQLNFFRVVDRGDGTLTPLSESLSSGSVYSLCADEDEEIEPSPSGQQIIENSITMNKMKLLKAKMETMNLSKKPKKAVKVKPRPPIAPRPSSSSTAAARRRLLRVLPHIGQSCLPSPGGACLPASASRAAASSAAPPPADRPVSSVTGDFLKEGGNWESYTLPRSSSGLKLPSQMPPTESETDKERADTVRQLGSSLPRRTKRFSGKLSANNEDDTGLFPAAEGCVTEEPLPPEAGSSASLTEGSAGEQSSGVGGTRRGNLESSLLNADRGSKAREQHLKHAAKVLNGESEASVLSHRELSPHKNRLLSPLRCSAPTSLHNSLAKPQRQSKCFESGSLQSSASQNVLRSLDVRNITDPSFSRTTRFRAVKVDSTGKRSDIISKVEARDITEMANRASKEPVGFVNNIGFLASLARSASRDSLQSARGAGRLRTSGIGLSTNLEHFQEESLRRSSPQSETTEFFLSARGIGMNGNNTTSGKRVGECTHHLPPVKAPVQTKKKTTKHCFLCGKKTGLATSYECRCGNNFCASHRYAETHSCTYDYKSAGRRYLQEANPAVNAPKLPKI
- the ZFAND4 gene encoding AN1-type zinc finger protein 4 isoform X4; translation: MGNRKDPPFFNEDNVGPFCYRLPFYDTMELFIETLTGTCFELRVSPFEAIISVKAKIQRLEGIPICQQHLIWNNMELEDDYCLNYYNISEGCTLKLVLAMRGGPINTSRVFPFVVPVEDPLKEMAEYMESSRDEVWEKTSCNKQVTLLVYQEGDQLNFFRVVDRGDGTLTPLSESLSSGSVYSLCADEDEEIEPSPSGQQIIENSITMNKMKLLKAKMETMNLSKKPKKAVKVKPRPPIAPRPSSSSTAAARRRLLRVLPHIGQSCLPSPGGACLPASASRAAASSAAPPPADRPVSSVTGDFLKEGGNWESYTLPRSSSGLKLPSQMPPTESETDKERADTVRQLGSSLPRRTKRFSGKLSANNEDDTGLFPAAEGCVTEEPLPPEAGSSASLTEGSAGEQSSGVGGTRRGNLESSLLNADRGSKAREQHLKHAAKVLNGESEASVLSHRELSPHKNRLLSPLRCSAPTSLHNSLAKPQRQSKCFESGSLQSSASQNVLRSLDVRNITDPSFSRTTRFRAVKVDSTGKRSDIISKVEARDITEMANRASKEPVGFVNNIGFLASLARSASRDSLQSARGAGRLRTSGIGLSTNLEHFQEESLRRSSPQSETTEFFLSARGIGMNGNNTTSGKRVGECTHHLPPVKAPVQTKKKTTKHCFLCGKKTGLATSYECRCGNNFCASHRYAETHSCTYDYKSAGRRYLQEANPAVNAPKLPKI
- the ZFAND4 gene encoding AN1-type zinc finger protein 4 isoform X1: MGNRKDPPFFNEDNVGPFCYRLPFYDTMELFIETLTGTCFELRVSPFEAIISVKAKIQRLEDNHLAEKARPEESGITEISLHQLMSLEASAAGIPICQQHLIWNNMELEDDYCLNYYNISEGCTLKLVLAMRGGPINTSRVFPFVVPVEDPLKEMAEYMESSRDEVWEKTSCNKQVTLLVYQEGDQLNFFRVVDRGDGTLTPLSESLSSGSVYSLCADEDEEIEPSPSGQQIIENSITMNKMKLLKAKMETMNLSKKPKKAVKVKPRPPIAPRPSSSSTAAARRRLLRVLPHIGQSCLPSPGGACLPASASRAAASSAAPPPADRPVSSVTGDFLKEGGNWESYTLPRSSSGLKLPSQMPPTESETDKERADTVRQLGSSLPRRTKRFSGKLSANNEDDTGLFPAAEGCVTEEPLPPEAGSSASLTEGSAGEQSSGVGGTRRGNLESSLLNADRGSKAREQHLKHAAKVLNGESEASVLSHRELSPHKNRLLSPLRCSAPTSLHNSLAKPQRQSKCFESGSLQSSASQNVLRSLDVRNITDPSFSRTTRFRAVKVDSTGKRSDIISKVEARDITEMANRASKEPVGFVNNIGFLASLARSASRDSLQSARGAGRLRTSGIGLSTNLEHFQEESLRRSSPQSETTEFFLSARGIGMNGNNTTSGKRVGECTHHLPPVKAPVQTKKKTTKHCFLCGKKTGLATSYECRCGNNFCASHRYAETHSCTYDYKSAGRRYLQEANPAVNAPKLPKI
- the ZFAND4 gene encoding AN1-type zinc finger protein 4 isoform X6 gives rise to the protein MKLPFKLSFQLMSLEASAAGIPICQQHLIWNNMELEDDYCLNYYNISEGCTLKLVLAMRGGPINTSRVFPFVVPVEDPLKEMAEYMESSRDEVWEKTSCNKQVTLLVYQEGDQLNFFRVVDRGDGTLTPLSESLSSGSVYSLCADEDEEIEPSPSGQQIIENSITMNKMKLLKAKMETMNLSKKPKKAVKVKPRPPIAPRPSSSSTAAARRRLLRVLPHIGQSCLPSPGGACLPASASRAAASSAAPPPADRPVSSVTGDFLKEGGNWESYTLPRSSSGLKLPSQMPPTESETDKERADTVRQLGSSLPRRTKRFSGKLSANNEDDTGLFPAAEGCVTEEPLPPEAGSSASLTEGSAGEQSSGVGGTRRGNLESSLLNADRGSKAREQHLKHAAKVLNGESEASVLSHRELSPHKNRLLSPLRCSAPTSLHNSLAKPQRQSKCFESGSLQSSASQNVLRSLDVRNITDPSFSRTTRFRAVKVDSTGKRSDIISKVEARDITEMANRASKEPVGFVNNIGFLASLARSASRDSLQSARGAGRLRTSGIGLSTNLEHFQEESLRRSSPQSETTEFFLSARGIGMNGNNTTSGKRVGECTHHLPPVKAPVQTKKKTTKHCFLCGKKTGLATSYECRCGNNFCASHRYAETHSCTYDYKSAGRRYLQEANPAVNAPKLPKI
- the ZFAND4 gene encoding AN1-type zinc finger protein 4 isoform X7; translated protein: MGNRKDPPFFNEDNVGPFCYRLPFYDTMELFIETLTGTCFELRVSPFEAIISVKAKIQRLEDNHLAEKARPEESGITEISLHQLMSLEASAAGIPICQQHLIWNNMELEDDYCLNYYNISEGCTLKLVLAMRGGPINTSRVPVEDPLKEMAEYMESSRDEVWEKTSCNKQVTLLVYQEGDQLNFFRVVDRGDGTLTPLSESLSSGSVYSLCADEDEEIEPSPSGQQIIENSITMNKMKLLKAKMETMNLSKKPKKAVKVKPRPPIAPRPSSSSTAAARRRLLRVLPHIGQSCLPSPGGACLPASASRAAASSAAPPPADRPVSSVTGDFLKEGGNWESYTLPRSSSGLKLPSQMPPTESETDKERADTVRQLGSSLPRRTKRFSGKLSANNEDDTGLFPAAEGCVTEEPLPPEAGSSASLTEGSAGEQSSGVGGTRRGNLESSLLNADRGSKAREQHLKHAAKVLNGESEASVLSHRELSPHKNRLLSPLRCSAPTSLHNSLAKPQRQSKCFESGSLQSSASQNVLRSLDVRNITDPSFSRTTRFRAVKVDSTGKRSDIISKVEARDITEMANRASKEPVGFVNNIGFLASLARSASRDSLQSARGAGRLRTSGIGLSTNLEHFQEESLRRSSPQSETTEFFLENVLITSHL